A stretch of the Vigna radiata var. radiata cultivar VC1973A chromosome 9, Vradiata_ver6, whole genome shotgun sequence genome encodes the following:
- the LOC106773115 gene encoding uncharacterized protein LOC106773115 translates to MGENEMVAEYIGIIQSVANMMRACDKVVKDKKMVEKILRTLTKEYDHIVVAIEECKDLDKMKVEELQNSLEAYEQRLIERRNQALQARSNQSFKNRGRGRGRSHGGRSGGRNSEPSDQNSDSNSNE, encoded by the coding sequence ATGGGAGAGAATGAGATGGTTGCAGAGTATATTGGCATAATTCAGAGTGTTGCAAACATGATGAGGGCCTGTGATAAAGTTGTGAAAGACAAGAAGATGGTAGAAAAGATTCTTAGAACGTTGACTAAGGAATACGATCACATAGTCGTTGCGATAGAAGAGTGTAAGGATCTTGATAAGATGAAAGTTGAGGAATTGCAAAACTCCCTCGAAGCCTATGAACAAAGGTTGATAGAAAGAAGGAACCAGGCACTGCAAGCGAGAAGCAATCAAAGCTTCAAGAATCGAgggagaggaagaggaagatcaCACGGAGGACGCAGTGGTGGAAGAAACTCGGAACCATCAGATCAAAACAGTGATAGCAATAGCAATGAGTAG
- the LOC106774223 gene encoding probable protein phosphatase 2C 10 isoform X2, translated as MEDYHVAKFVQFNGRELGLFAIYDGHLGDSVPAYLQKHLFPNILKEEDFWNDPFMSISNAYVTTDQEILSHSPDLGRGGSTAVTAILINNQKLWVANVGDSRAVVSRGGEAAQMTTDHEPNTERGSIETRGGFVSNMPGDVARVNGQLAVSRAFGDKNLKTHLRSDPDIQYADITPDVELLILASDGLWKVMGNQEAVDIARRIKDPQKAAKQLATEALNRESKDDISCIVVRFKG; from the exons ATGGAGGACTACCATGTAGCAAAATTTGTCCAGTTCAATGGGCGAGAGCTTGGCCTTTTTGCTATATATGATGGGCATCTGGGAGACAGTGTACCGGCCTATTTACAAAAGCACCTGTTTCCTAATATCTTGAAGGAA GAGGACTTCTGGAATGATCCGTTCATGTCCATTTCTAATGCCTATGTAACAACAGATCAGGAAATTCTTTCTCATAGTCCTGATCTGGGACGAGGAGGATCAACTGCAGTGACTGCAATCCTCATAAATAATCAGAAATTATGGGTAGCCAATGTAGGAGATTCTCGAGCTGTTGTGTCAAGGGGAGGGGAGGCTGCACAGATGACAACTGATCATGAGCCCAATACTGAGAGGGGCAGCATTGAGACAAGAGGTGGCTTTGTCTCAAACATGCCAG GTGATGTTGCAAGAGTGAATGGGCAGCTAGCAGTTTCTCGAGCCTTTGGAGACAAAAACCTCAAAACACACTTGCGATCTGATCCTGACATTCAGTACGCTGATATCACCCCAGATGTTGAACTTTTGATACTTGCTAGTGATGGTCTATGGAAG GTAATGGGAAATCAAGAAGCTGTTGATATTGCAAGAAGAATAAAGGATCCACAAAAAGCAGCCAAACAACTAGCCACTGAGGCATTGAACAGAGAGAGTAAGGATGATATTTCCTGCATTGTAGTTCGTTTCAAGGGTTGA
- the LOC106774223 gene encoding probable protein phosphatase 2C 9 isoform X1 has translation MDSLCCFSSVSQVVGGRSSSNSGKGKSSQSSVKYGYSLVKGKANHPMEDYHVAKFVQFNGRELGLFAIYDGHLGDSVPAYLQKHLFPNILKEEDFWNDPFMSISNAYVTTDQEILSHSPDLGRGGSTAVTAILINNQKLWVANVGDSRAVVSRGGEAAQMTTDHEPNTERGSIETRGGFVSNMPGDVARVNGQLAVSRAFGDKNLKTHLRSDPDIQYADITPDVELLILASDGLWKVMGNQEAVDIARRIKDPQKAAKQLATEALNRESKDDISCIVVRFKG, from the exons ATGGACAGTCTTTGTTGCTTCAGCTCTGTCAGCCAG GTGGTTGGAGGACGATCTTCATCTAACTCTGGCAAGGGCAAGAGCAGTCAGTCCTCAGTCAAATATGGCTATAGCCTAGTCAAAGGGAAAGCAAACCATCCCATGGAGGACTACCATGTAGCAAAATTTGTCCAGTTCAATGGGCGAGAGCTTGGCCTTTTTGCTATATATGATGGGCATCTGGGAGACAGTGTACCGGCCTATTTACAAAAGCACCTGTTTCCTAATATCTTGAAGGAA GAGGACTTCTGGAATGATCCGTTCATGTCCATTTCTAATGCCTATGTAACAACAGATCAGGAAATTCTTTCTCATAGTCCTGATCTGGGACGAGGAGGATCAACTGCAGTGACTGCAATCCTCATAAATAATCAGAAATTATGGGTAGCCAATGTAGGAGATTCTCGAGCTGTTGTGTCAAGGGGAGGGGAGGCTGCACAGATGACAACTGATCATGAGCCCAATACTGAGAGGGGCAGCATTGAGACAAGAGGTGGCTTTGTCTCAAACATGCCAG GTGATGTTGCAAGAGTGAATGGGCAGCTAGCAGTTTCTCGAGCCTTTGGAGACAAAAACCTCAAAACACACTTGCGATCTGATCCTGACATTCAGTACGCTGATATCACCCCAGATGTTGAACTTTTGATACTTGCTAGTGATGGTCTATGGAAG GTAATGGGAAATCAAGAAGCTGTTGATATTGCAAGAAGAATAAAGGATCCACAAAAAGCAGCCAAACAACTAGCCACTGAGGCATTGAACAGAGAGAGTAAGGATGATATTTCCTGCATTGTAGTTCGTTTCAAGGGTTGA